The proteins below come from a single Panicum hallii strain FIL2 chromosome 7, PHallii_v3.1, whole genome shotgun sequence genomic window:
- the LOC112900840 gene encoding glycine-rich cell wall structural protein-like yields MGAVVVVARRRKDSDALSGSALLSGAQAGSGRIQIGLGGGGLSIGLSGASQGGLASHLCRAGLLLCSASGREGLVLGVTSGRAGFLGGASGGRVAVERRCGGGQDGVFNAGRRHGAGPGGCAGCSASRQRDGARDAVLGGW; encoded by the coding sequence ATGGGAGCCGTTGTCGTCGTCGCCCGCAGGAGGAAGGACAGCGATGCGCTCAGCGGCAGCGCGCTCCtgagcggcgcgcaggcgggcaGCGGCCGCATCCAGATcggcctgggcggcggcggcctctcaATCGGCCTCAGCGGCGCGAGCCAGGGCGGCCTCGCGAGCCATCTGTGCCGCGCGGGCTTGCTCCTCTGCAGCGCGAGCGGCCGCGAGGGCTTGGTCCTCGGCGTCACGAGCGGCCGCGCGGGCTTCCTCGGCGGCGCGAGCGGTGGCAGGGTCGCCGTCGAGAGGagatgcggcggcggccaggacgGTGTCTTCAACGCCGGAAGAAGGCATGGCGCAGGGCCAGGCGGGTGCGCAGGGTGCAGTGCCAGCCGGCAGCGTGACGGCGCGCGAGATGCGGTGCTGGGAGGGTGGTGA
- the LOC112900841 gene encoding uncharacterized protein LOC112900841, with translation MTTSAAVSVQNIRTLVPLLLDVNSSFYARWKESFLDVLGKYSLQSHVLFDTVSPASPSWVRMNCVVRTWLIGAISDDLADIDSQRGAFARTIWLAINSQFLGNHVTRALYANQEFRAFTQGDLSVIEYCRRFKRMAEDLRDLSQPVTEATLVLNIIRGLNERFSALGLHLRRSNPLPTFLQVRDDLRLEELTMAKAPPATALAALSGPTTGSSGGPRPPASTPSCPSPQQPSTPKSPHQATSNSGGGGSQRGKRGGKRHNKGGGNSGGNGSPSSSGTPTSGGIGGPGPGWPSYHNPWAGSIYMCPGQRALAPPRSAGPI, from the exons ATGACTACATCAGCA GCGGTGTCGGTCCAGAACATCCGTACTCTGGTTCCCCTGCTCCTCGACGTCAACTCCTCCTTCTACGCTCGCTGGAAGGAGTCCTTCCTCGACGTCCTCGGCAAGTACTCCCTGCAGTCTCACGTCCTCTTCGACACCGTCTCGCCTGCCTCTCCGTCCTGGGTGCGGATGAACTGCGTCGTTCGCACCTGGCTGATCGGCGCCATCTCCGACGACCTCGCCGACATCGACAGTCAGCGTGGGGCTTTTGCTCGCACCATCTGGCTCGCCATCAACTCCCAGTTCCTTGGGAATCACGTCACGCGCGCCCTCTACGCCAACCAGGAGTTCCGCGCCTTCACCCAAGGCGATCTGTCCGTCATCGAATATTGCCGCCGCTTCAAGCGTATGGCCGAAGACCTCCGGGACCTTAGCCAACCTGTCACCGAGGCGACGCTCGTCCTCAACATCATCCGTGGGCTGAACGAGCGCTTCAGCGCTCTCGGCCTTCATCTCCGCCGCAGCAACCCTCTGCCCACTTTTCTGCAAGTCAGAGACGATCTGCGCCTTGAGGAACTCACCATGGCCAAAGCTCCTCCGGCCACGGCGCTCGCTGCCCTCTCCGGCCCTACTACTGGCAGCTCCGGTGGCCCCAGGCCGCCAGCCTCCACGCCTTCGTGTCCTTCACCGCAGCAGCCCTCCACCCCGAAGTCGCCACATCAAGCGACGTCTAACTCCGGGGGCGGCGGTTCCCAGCGCGGCAAGCGTGGTGGCAAGCGCCACAACAAGGGGGGCGGCAACTCCGGCGGCAACGGGAGCCCTTCCTCAAGCGGCACCCCTACTTCCGGTGGCATAGGCGGACCAGGCCCAGGCTGGCCCTCCTACCACAACCCTTGGGCCGGCTCCATCTACATGTGCCCAGGCCAACGGGCTCTGGCGCCGCCTCGGTCTGCTGGCCCAATCTAG